A single region of the Pirellulales bacterium genome encodes:
- a CDS encoding tetratricopeptide repeat protein produces MDQQEPADSFACAAAAGPARRKLLDFAGAGLLIGAVLAIYAPALHAPFIFDDRVSIVENPSIRSAWPLVGTDERPGPLRPPRDVSTAGRPLVNLTLALNYQSGRLDPTGYHAFNVAIHILAALLLWRLVRRTLLLAYFSDRLAGVADPLAFVAALVWAVHPLQTEAVEYVTQRTELLVSLFYLGTLYASLRYWSATAPQAKTGWLAAAIAAAAAGMASKEVMVTAPVVVLLFERTFLRRSFGDALRQSAPLYAGLCATWGLLAALNFGGARSKSAGFHLGVPAHVWWLTQAHVLLLYLKLIVWPWPLVIHYEFPYLHSFAEAWPWIAPVSLLGLATIALLYRRTATGFAWAAALLVLSPTLVVPIITEIAAERRMYLPLASLIPWLLVGSYLTLSRLADRAAPAVSARNAGVVFRCTIAVTLAIAAAGAWLSFQRANIYNDPIALWQDAAIYQPENSRVQNNLGVVLVDAGQPAEAISHYRRALDLSPDYTEAQSNLGVALVHLQQFGEAQPQFERALEINPNYADAHINLAHLLAKSGRLDEAVPHYEAALRLKPSAELHSNLGHILGLLGRNQQARAEFEEAVRLKPDLAEAHLNLGASLAADDPQAAISHYQAALRANPDFVEAYSNLGALLYSLGRHDEAIEQLREALRLRPDYAEAHSNLGIALVSAGKTAEGVEQFEEAIKLKPDVTGYANLAMAYAQAGRSDEAILMADRAAAMAREQGQPAMARKIEDWLKGYRRSQ; encoded by the coding sequence ATCGGGTATCGATCGTCGAGAACCCGTCGATTCGCTCTGCCTGGCCGCTCGTGGGAACTGACGAACGCCCCGGCCCGTTGCGTCCCCCGCGTGACGTGAGCACCGCCGGCCGGCCGCTTGTGAATCTTACCCTGGCGCTCAATTACCAGTCAGGCCGGCTCGACCCGACCGGCTACCACGCGTTCAACGTGGCCATTCATATCCTGGCCGCGCTGCTGCTATGGCGGCTGGTGCGCCGCACGCTTTTGCTTGCGTATTTCAGCGATCGCCTCGCTGGCGTGGCCGACCCGCTCGCCTTCGTGGCAGCGCTCGTTTGGGCTGTGCATCCGCTACAGACCGAAGCGGTCGAGTACGTGACGCAGCGCACCGAGCTATTGGTCTCGCTTTTCTATCTGGGCACGCTCTACGCATCGCTACGATATTGGAGCGCTACGGCGCCGCAAGCGAAAACCGGCTGGCTAGCCGCGGCGATCGCCGCCGCGGCCGCCGGCATGGCGTCCAAGGAGGTGATGGTCACGGCGCCGGTCGTCGTTCTGCTCTTCGAGCGGACGTTCCTCCGCCGCTCGTTTGGCGACGCATTGCGGCAATCCGCGCCACTTTATGCCGGCTTGTGCGCCACCTGGGGATTGCTGGCCGCTTTGAATTTCGGTGGCGCCCGCTCGAAGTCCGCCGGTTTTCACCTGGGAGTCCCAGCGCATGTGTGGTGGCTCACTCAAGCGCACGTGCTGCTCTTGTACTTGAAACTGATCGTGTGGCCGTGGCCGCTCGTGATTCATTACGAGTTTCCGTACCTGCACTCGTTCGCCGAAGCGTGGCCGTGGATCGCGCCGGTCTCCTTGTTGGGACTGGCCACGATCGCGCTACTCTATCGGCGGACGGCGACCGGCTTCGCGTGGGCGGCGGCGCTACTGGTGTTGTCCCCGACGTTGGTCGTGCCGATTATCACCGAAATCGCGGCCGAGCGGCGCATGTATTTGCCGCTGGCGAGCCTCATCCCGTGGCTGCTGGTGGGATCCTACCTGACGCTCAGCCGTCTCGCTGATCGCGCGGCGCCGGCCGTGTCAGCGCGCAATGCAGGCGTGGTTTTTCGCTGCACGATTGCCGTGACGCTTGCGATCGCGGCCGCCGGTGCCTGGCTCAGCTTTCAGCGCGCAAACATCTACAACGATCCGATCGCACTCTGGCAGGACGCCGCCATTTACCAGCCGGAGAATTCGCGGGTGCAGAACAACCTGGGCGTCGTGCTGGTCGACGCCGGGCAGCCGGCCGAAGCGATATCGCATTACCGGCGGGCCTTGGATCTGTCGCCCGACTACACCGAGGCGCAGTCGAACCTGGGCGTGGCGCTCGTGCATTTGCAGCAGTTCGGCGAAGCGCAACCGCAATTCGAGAGAGCCCTGGAGATCAATCCGAACTATGCCGACGCGCATATCAATCTGGCCCACCTGCTCGCGAAGTCCGGCCGGCTGGACGAGGCCGTGCCGCACTACGAGGCGGCCCTGCGGTTGAAGCCCAGTGCCGAATTGCACTCGAACCTCGGACACATCTTGGGGCTACTGGGGCGGAATCAGCAGGCGCGCGCGGAATTCGAGGAAGCCGTGCGATTGAAGCCCGATCTGGCCGAAGCGCACTTGAACCTCGGCGCCAGCCTCGCTGCCGACGATCCGCAAGCAGCCATATCCCATTACCAGGCCGCCTTACGGGCAAATCCCGATTTTGTCGAAGCCTACAGCAACCTCGGCGCACTGCTGTACTCGCTTGGGCGGCATGACGAAGCCATCGAACAGCTTCGTGAGGCGTTGCGACTGCGCCCCGACTATGCCGAAGCGCATTCGAATCTCGGCATCGCGCTGGTGTCGGCCGGCAAAACGGCCGAGGGGGTCGAGCAATTCGAAGAGGCGATCAAGCTGAAGCCCGACGTGACCGGATATGCCAACCTGGCCATGGCTTATGCGCAGGCAGGTCGGTCGGACGAAGCGATCCTCATGGCGGATCGGGCCGCGGCAATGGCACGGGAGCAGGGGCAGCCGGCGATGGCACGAAAGATCGAGGACTGGCTGAAAGGGTACCGCAGAAGTCAGTGA